The genomic segment ATCCCGCCATGAGAGCGCACCACGTCAACAATGCGGGCCAATTCGGCCGGATCGATCGACGTGCCCGTGGGGTTGGAGGGCGAGGCCAGCAAGACACCGCGGGTGTGGGGTCCCCAGGCGGCGGCCACTTTGACGGCGCTCAATTGAAAACGCTCTTCAGCAGTGGTGGGCAGCAGGACCGCATGGCCCTCTGCCGCGCTCACAAAATGGCGGTTACAGGGGTAGCTCGGGTCGGGCATGAGAATTTCGTCACCCCGGTCAATCAGCGACAGACAGGCCAATTGCAATGCCGCTGAGGCACCCGCGGTGACCACGATGCGGCTGGCGGGCACTTGCACGCCAAAGCGCTCGGCGTACCAGTTGCTGATGGCCTGGCGCAGAACATCCAAGCCCAGCGCTGGGGTGTATTGGGTTTGGCCAGAGGCGACAACGGCTTGCGCAGCGGCTTGCACGCGGGGCGGAGCGGTGAAATCGGGCTCGCCAATGTTCAAGAAGACCACGGGCCGGTCGGTGTGTGCGACCTCGCGGGCTTTTTGTGAAGCGGCCTTGGCCACTTCCATGACCCAAAAGGGCTCTATCCGTTCGGCTCGCTCAGAAATGCGCATGGTGTCTGGGGTATCGGATTTATTTGGCCCGGCCGGATTGGCGGTCGGCTTGCACTTCGGCGCTGCGCAACTCAGGGGCCAAGCCGTTCAGCACGGCGTTCACGTATTTGTGACCGTCGGTGCCGCCAAAGTCCTTGGCCAGTTCGATGCACTCGTTGAGCACCACACGCCAAGGCACGTCCAGGCAGTGCTGCATTTCGTAGGCGCCGATCCACATGATGGCGTGCTCAACGGGGGAAATTTCGGCAAAGTTGCGGTCGAGCTTGGGGCCAATCAAGGCATCCAAGGTAGACGATTGTTCGATGCAACCGTAAAGCAGGGCATCGTAATGGGCCGAGTCGGCTTTGTGAAAGCCCGACAAGTCGCGGGTGAAGACGTCAATGTCCGAGGCTTCGTTGCGGCCCACAATGTGTTGGTAAAGCGCTTGCAGGGCAAATTCGCGCGAGCGGCTGCGGGCAGGCTTGGCCGAGGATTTTCGGGTGCCGGCGACAGGTTTTTTGCCTTCTTCCGTGATGAGCGTCGTGCTGTTTTGGTCGTTCATCAGGCGTTCTCTTCGTCGTCAAACTCTTCGGCCAAATCGGCCGACAGGTCGTCCATGATGCAGGCCATCTCCACCGCCACGCGCGCCGCATCGCGGCCTTTTTCGGTTTGGCGCGCAATGGCCTGATCGAGGTTTTCTGTGGTCAAGATGGCGTTGGCGATGGGCAGGTTGTAGTCGAGTGACACCCGGCTCACGCCCGCCCCCGACTCGTTGGCCACCAATTCAAAGTGGTAGGTCTCGCCGCGGATGATGCAACCCAGCGCGATCAAGGCGTCGTATTCGGCGCGCTCGGCCATGGCCTGCAGGGCCACCGGCACTTCCAGCGCGCCAGGCACCATGACGTGGTCAATGCTGGTCACCCCCAGGGCTTCGAGTTCTTCGATGCAGGCTTTGGCCAAGGCATTGGTGATGTCTTCGTTGAAACGGGCTTGGACGATGCCAATGTGCAGAAATTGGCCGTCGAGTTCATCGGCTTGGCCTTTTTGGGCTTCGAACATGGTTATTCCTTGGGGATGTAAGCGGTGATTTCGAGGCCATAACCGGTCATGCTGGGCATGCGCCTTGGCTTGCCCATGAGCTTCATTTTGTGCACGCCGCATTCACGCAGAATTTGTGCGCCCACGCCGTAGGTGCGCAAGTCCATCTTGCCGCGCTCAGGGGCTTGGGCCGAGCGGGCGCGCCCTTCAAATTGGGCCAGCAATTGGTCTGCAGACTCGCCGCAGTTGAGCAACACCGCCACGCCGCAGCCTTGGTCGTTGATGTAGCTCAGGCTGGCGTCCAGGCTCCAGGAGTGCATGGCGCGGTTGACTTCAAGGGCGTCGAGCACCGACAAGGGCTCGTGCACGCGCACGGCCACTTCAGAGTCTGCCGACCATTGGCCTTTGACAAGCGCCAGGTGCACGGTTTGGCTGGGTTGGTCGCGAAAGGCGTGGGCCGTGAACTCGCCGTGTGCGGTTTGCAGCGTGCGGCTGCCAATGCGCTCGACCAGCGATTCGTTGCGGCTGCGGTACTCGATCAGGTCGGCGATGGTGCCGATTTTCAAGCCGTGTTCGGCCGCGAAAATTTGCAGATCGGGCAGGCGGGCCATGGTGCCATCGTCTTTCATGATCTCGCAGATCACCGACGAGGGGCTGCAGCCGGCCATGGCGGCCAGGTCGCAACCGGCTTCGGTGTGGCCTGCGCGCATCAGCACGCCGCCGTCCACCGCTTGGAGCGGGAAGATGTGGCCCGGTTGCACCAAGTCGGTGGCTTGGCTGGCCTTGGCCACGGCCACTTGCACGGTCTTGGCGCGGTCGGCGGCCGAGATGCCGGTGGTCACGCCTTCCGCCGCCTCGATCGACACGGTGAAAGCGGTGCTGTAGACGGTGCCGTTGCGGGCGGCCATGGGCGGCAACTTGAGAAATTCGCAGCGCTCGCGGGTGAGCGTCAGGCAAATCAAGCCCCGGCCAAAGCGGGCCATGAAGTTGATGGCTTCGGGCGTGACGTGGTCAGACGCCAGCACCAGGTCGCCTTCGTTTTCGCGGTCCTCTTCGTCGACCAGGATCACAATGCGACCGGCTTTCATCTCGGCCACGATCTCTTCGACAGGCGAGATCGCCACAGGCGACAGTTTTTCGGGGGCGTTCATGCGGTGTCTTTCTGGATCAGGCCTGCGCTGAGCATGCGCTCCACGTAGCGGGCCACGGTGTCGATTTCGAGGTTGACCTGGTTGCCGGCTTTGAGGCTGCCAAGTGCGGTGTTGTCCACAGTGTGCGGAATGAGGTTGATGCTGATCTCGCAGCCATCGGCCAGATCGGCCACGCGGTTGACGGTGAGGCTGACCCCGTTGACGGTGATGGAGCCTTTGTAAGCGAGGTATTTGGCCAGCACTTGGGGCGCCAAAACGCGCAACTCCCAACTCTCGCCGATTTGTGCGAAATAGCTGATTTGGCCCACGCCATCGACGTGACCGGACACAATGTGCCCGCCCAGTCGGTCATGGGCACGCAGGGCTTTTTCGAGGTTGACGGTCCCTTGCTGGTCCAAGCCGCTGGTTTTGTCCAGCGATTCGGCCGAGATGTCGATGGTGAACTGGCGGTTCTCGGGGCTGAAGGTGGTGACGGTCATGCAAGCGCCGTTCAAGGCGATGCTGTCGCCCAGGCCCACATCGTCAAGGTACCCGGCAGGGGCCTCGATGGTGAGGCGCTTGCCATGGTGTAAAGAGCGACCCAGGTCGTGAATGGCGACGATGCGCCCCACGCCGGTGATGATTCCGGTGAACATAGCCGTGTATTTTCGCAGGTAAAGAGGGTGAATCGGATCGGTTGGCAACAAAAAAGCAAAGAGGCTTGCCGCCAGGCGGCCTTCGGGGGCTCAGGGTAAACCAAGGCACCAAGGGCCAGGGTGTTTGCCTAGAATGTTGCATTGCAGCAGATTTTTCAATTGCAGTGCCCCATCAGGAGTTTTCATTGCCGGTCAAGCCCCAAGCCAAGTCAGCCCCAAGCGCCGGCACAAAAGTGCCCGATGTTGTGCGCACCATCAAAAAGTACCCCAACCGGCGCTTGTATGACACGCAAACCTCCACCTATGTGACGCTGGCCGAGATCAAGAAGTTGGTCATGGCCGCATCGCCCATGGTGGTGCTGGACGCCAAAACCGGCGAAGACCTGACGCGCTCCATCTTGCTGCAGATCATTCTGGAAGAAGAGTCCGCAGGCGTGCCCATGTTCAGCGAGGCGGTCTTGTCCAACATCATCCGTTTTTATGGCCATGCCATGCAGGGCCACATGGGCTCCTATTTGGAGAGCCATGTTCAGTCCTTCATGGACTGGCAAAGCAAGCTGGGCGAGTCCAGTCCGGCCCTGAGCCCTGAAGTGTGGGCGCAGTTCATGCAGTGGCAAACACCTTTGATGCAAAACATGTTTTCCGGCCTGGCCAACCCCTCGCAAAGCGTCATGGCGCAAATGCAGGACCAGATGCAAAAGCAAATCCAGAAGAACACCGAACAACTCTTGGGTGTGATGGGTTTGAGGACTTGATCGGCGCTTCTTACCCTTTTGTCACAAGCCGATCGTTTTTGCGGGGACAATGCGGGGATGAGTGAAATGACCGCCACCGCCCCCTTGTCCGCAAGCCAGCCCGCCCCCAAAGTGGGTTTTGTCAGCCTGGGTTGCCCCAAGGCGCTGACCGATTCCGAACTGATCCTGACGCAACTGAGCGCCGAGGGCTACCAGACCTCCAAGACTTTTGAGGGCGCTGACCTGGTCATCGTCAACACCTGTGGCTTCATCGACGAAGCCATTCAGGAGAGTCTGGACACGATTGCCGAAGCCCTGAATGAGAACGGCAAAGTGATCGTGACCGGTTGCCTGGGAGCCAAAACAGGTGAGGGCGGCGGCAACATGGTGCGGGAAATGCACCCCAGCGTGCTGGCCGTGACCGGGCCACACGCCACGCAAGAGGTGATGGACGCGGTACACACGCATTTGCCCAAGCCTCACGACCCCTTTCTCGATCTGGTGCCTGGCGGCTTTGGCGAAGCCGGGCTCAAGCTCACGCCGCGCCACTATGCGTATTTGAAAATCAGCGAAGGCTGCAACCACCGCTGTACGTTTTGCATCATCCCCTCCATGCGAGGGGACCTGGTGTCTCGCCCGATTGGCGATGTGCTCAAAGAAGCCAAAGCCTTGTTTGAAGGCGGCGTGAAAGAGCTGCTGGTCATCAGCCAGGACACCTCGGCCTATGGCGTGGATGTGAAATACCGCACGGGCTTTTGGGACGGCAAGCCGGTCAAAACCCGGATGCTGGAATTGGTACAGACCTTGGGCGAGATGGCCCGAGCGCACGGTGCATGGGTGCGCTTGCACTATGTTTATCCTTACCCGAGTGTGGACGACATCATCCCCTTGATGGCCGAAGGACTGGTCTTGCCATATTTGGATGTGCCTTTTCAACACAGCCACCCCGATGTGCTCAAGCGCATGAAGCGGCCGGCCAGTGGCGAGAAAAACCTCGAGCGCATCCAGCGTTGGCGGGAACTCTGCCCTGAATTGGTGATCCGCAGCACCTTCATCGCGGGTTTCCCAGGGGAGACTGAGGAAGAGTTCGAGCACCTGCTGGGGTTTTTACGCGAAGCACAAATCGACCGTGCCGGTTGCTTTGCCTACAGCCCAGTCAAGGGCGCAGCAGCGAACGACTTGCCCGGCATGCTGCCCGAAGCGCTGCGCGAAGAGCGCCGTGCCCGCTTCATGGCGGTGGCAGAGGAGGTCTCGATTGCCCGTTTGCACCAACGCGTGGGCTCGACCATGCAGGTGCTGGTGGACAGCGCTCCGGCCATGGGCCGTCGCGGTGGTGTGGGCCGCAGCTTTGGCGACGCGCCCGAAATCGATGGTGTGGTGCGTTTGTTGCCACCCGAGAAGATGAGCAAAACCCTCAAGGTGGGCGAATTCACCCGCGCGCGCATCGTCAGCGTGGAAGGCCACGACCTGGTGGGGGTGCCGGTTTGAAGATGCATGGTGCGCTGCGGGCCGGCCCTTCAGCGGCCCGGATGCGGTGCGTTTTGCCCAACGTGGACGCCAAGCAGCGTGTTTCAGACAACAAAAAAGCCGCTGATCATGAATCAACGGCTTGTGCTGTAAATAACTTATCTGATTCGATAAGATTGGTGCCCAGAAGAGGACTCGAACCTCCACGATGTTACTCGCTAGTACCTGAAACTAGTGCGTCTACCAATTCCGCCATCTGGGCGCCTCAGGAATTAAAGGATTGTATATCAAAAAAGTAGCGCCACCCAGCGGCTTGCTGGAAGAAATAGAAGGCAGTGTTCAAGGGCACCGCGATGGTCACGGATTCTTGATCCGTGACAACGGCGAGTCGGACATTTACCTGTCGCCCAATGAAATGCGTGCCGTGTTGCACAAGGACCGCGTTAAGGTGCGCATCGTGCGCCAGGACCGCAAAGGCCGACCCGAGGGCCGCATTGTTGAAATCATCGAGCGTCCTGAGCAGCCCATCATTGGCCGCTTGCTGCATGAAGGCGGCTTGTGGCTGGTGGCGCCCGAGGACAAGCGCTATGGCCAGGATGTGATGATCCCCAAAGGTGCCACCAGCACCGCCAAGCCAGGCCAAGTGGTGGTGGTCGAGTTGACCGAGCCGCCCGCCTTGTTCGGACAGCCTGTGGGCCGGGTGAAAGAGGTGTTGGGCGAAATCGACGACCCGGGCATGGAGATCGAGATCGCTGTGCGCAAGTACAGCGTGCCGCACGAGTTCTCTGCCGAATGCATTGACCAAGCCAAAGGATTGCCCGACAAAGTGCTGCCCAAGGACCGCAAGGACCGGGTGGATTTGCGCGATGTGCCCTTGGTCACGATCGATGGCGAGGATGCACGTGATTTTGACGATGCCGTGTATTGCGAGCCAGCCAAGGTGGGGCGTGGCAAAGGCTGGCGTTTATTGGTCGCGATTGCCGACGTGAGCCACTATGTGCAAACGGGCAGCGCCATCGACATCGACGCCTACGACCGCGCTACCAGTGTGTATTTCCCGCGCCGCGTGATCCCCATGTTGCCGGAAAAGCTGTCCAACGGCCTGTGTTCGCTCAACCCGGATGTGGACCGTTTGTGCATGGTGTGCGACATGCTGGTCAACGCCAAGGGCGATGTGCATGCCTACCAGTTTTACCCCGCGGTGATGCACAGCCATGCTCGCTTTACTTACACCGAAGTCGCGGCCATTTTGGCCAACACCCGTGGACCGGAAGCAGCCAAACGCAAAGCGCGCGTGACCGACCTGATGAACCTGCAGGATGTGTACAAGGCTTTGCTGGCTTCGCGGGCTGTGCGGGGTGCGGTGGACTTTGAAACCACTGAAACGCAAATCGTGTGCGACGAGAGCGGCCGGATCGAAAAAATCGTTCCTCGCGTGCGCAACGAAGCGCACCGCCTCATTGAGGAAGCGATGCTGGCGGCCAACGTCTGCAGCGCCGACTTTATCCAGCAGGGCAAACACCCAGGCTTGTTCCGGGTGCACGAAGGCCCGACAGCCGAGAAAAAAGACATCCTGCGCAATTACCTCAAGGCCCTGGGTTTGGGCATGGGCATCAGCGATGAGCCGCACACCAGCGAGTTTCAGAAAATCGCGCTCGCGACCAAGGACCGCCCGGACGCCCAACAAATCCACACCATGCTGCTGCGCTCCATGCAGCAGGCCATTTACACGCCGGTCAACAGTGGGCACTTTGGTCTCGCTTACGAGGCCTATACCCACTTCACCAGCCCGATCCGGCGCTACCCGGATTTGCTGGTGCACCGGGTCATCAAGGCCATTTTGCTGGACCGCAAATACACGCTGCCAAGCTTGCCCCTGCCCGGCGAGGCGCATGCCAAGCTGAGCAAGCGGCTGGAGAAAAGCCG from the Limnohabitans sp. 2KL-27 genome contains:
- a CDS encoding riboflavin synthase produces the protein MFTGIITGVGRIVAIHDLGRSLHHGKRLTIEAPAGYLDDVGLGDSIALNGACMTVTTFSPENRQFTIDISAESLDKTSGLDQQGTVNLEKALRAHDRLGGHIVSGHVDGVGQISYFAQIGESWELRVLAPQVLAKYLAYKGSITVNGVSLTVNRVADLADGCEISINLIPHTVDNTALGSLKAGNQVNLEIDTVARYVERMLSAGLIQKDTA
- the rimO gene encoding 30S ribosomal protein S12 methylthiotransferase RimO; translated protein: MSEMTATAPLSASQPAPKVGFVSLGCPKALTDSELILTQLSAEGYQTSKTFEGADLVIVNTCGFIDEAIQESLDTIAEALNENGKVIVTGCLGAKTGEGGGNMVREMHPSVLAVTGPHATQEVMDAVHTHLPKPHDPFLDLVPGGFGEAGLKLTPRHYAYLKISEGCNHRCTFCIIPSMRGDLVSRPIGDVLKEAKALFEGGVKELLVISQDTSAYGVDVKYRTGFWDGKPVKTRMLELVQTLGEMARAHGAWVRLHYVYPYPSVDDIIPLMAEGLVLPYLDVPFQHSHPDVLKRMKRPASGEKNLERIQRWRELCPELVIRSTFIAGFPGETEEEFEHLLGFLREAQIDRAGCFAYSPVKGAAANDLPGMLPEALREERRARFMAVAEEVSIARLHQRVGSTMQVLVDSAPAMGRRGGVGRSFGDAPEIDGVVRLLPPEKMSKTLKVGEFTRARIVSVEGHDLVGVPV
- a CDS encoding pyridoxal phosphate-dependent aminotransferase; the protein is MRISERAERIEPFWVMEVAKAASQKAREVAHTDRPVVFLNIGEPDFTAPPRVQAAAQAVVASGQTQYTPALGLDVLRQAISNWYAERFGVQVPASRIVVTAGASAALQLACLSLIDRGDEILMPDPSYPCNRHFVSAAEGHAVLLPTTAEERFQLSAVKVAAAWGPHTRGVLLASPSNPTGTSIDPAELARIVDVVRSHGGITLIDEIYLGLSHDEQFGQSALAMGDDIISINSFSKYFNMTGWRLGWLVVPEQLTPVLERLAQNLFICASTVAQFAALACFEPESLAEYERRRAEFKARRDYFIPALNELGLQVPVAPDGAFYAWADCTAACQKLGLKDSWEFAFAALEHAHVAITPGRDFGTDQTARFVRFSTANSMTELQTAIARLKAWLQP
- the phaR gene encoding polyhydroxyalkanoate synthesis repressor PhaR — translated: MPVKPQAKSAPSAGTKVPDVVRTIKKYPNRRLYDTQTSTYVTLAEIKKLVMAASPMVVLDAKTGEDLTRSILLQIILEEESAGVPMFSEAVLSNIIRFYGHAMQGHMGSYLESHVQSFMDWQSKLGESSPALSPEVWAQFMQWQTPLMQNMFSGLANPSQSVMAQMQDQMQKQIQKNTEQLLGVMGLRT
- the rnr gene encoding ribonuclease R, with the translated sequence MYIKKVAPPSGLLEEIEGSVQGHRDGHGFLIRDNGESDIYLSPNEMRAVLHKDRVKVRIVRQDRKGRPEGRIVEIIERPEQPIIGRLLHEGGLWLVAPEDKRYGQDVMIPKGATSTAKPGQVVVVELTEPPALFGQPVGRVKEVLGEIDDPGMEIEIAVRKYSVPHEFSAECIDQAKGLPDKVLPKDRKDRVDLRDVPLVTIDGEDARDFDDAVYCEPAKVGRGKGWRLLVAIADVSHYVQTGSAIDIDAYDRATSVYFPRRVIPMLPEKLSNGLCSLNPDVDRLCMVCDMLVNAKGDVHAYQFYPAVMHSHARFTYTEVAAILANTRGPEAAKRKARVTDLMNLQDVYKALLASRAVRGAVDFETTETQIVCDESGRIEKIVPRVRNEAHRLIEEAMLAANVCSADFIQQGKHPGLFRVHEGPTAEKKDILRNYLKALGLGMGISDEPHTSEFQKIALATKDRPDAQQIHTMLLRSMQQAIYTPVNSGHFGLAYEAYTHFTSPIRRYPDLLVHRVIKAILLDRKYTLPSLPLPGEAHAKLSKRLEKSRAAKGDAPESSAPRVRMSAADQRAWEAAGLHCSANERRADEASRDVEAWLKCKYMREHLGEEYSGVVSAATSFGIFVTLDTLYVEGLVHITELGGEYFRFDELRQELRGERTGIRYAIGSRVQVQVSRVDLDGRKIDFRLVTPGEDLVPRAMRDKGVSAPAEGGRDKKRGAQDRRQADAERNRSPIQALKASVKKAAAKKKGPRTTKPRR
- the ribBA gene encoding bifunctional 3,4-dihydroxy-2-butanone-4-phosphate synthase/GTP cyclohydrolase II translates to MNAPEKLSPVAISPVEEIVAEMKAGRIVILVDEEDRENEGDLVLASDHVTPEAINFMARFGRGLICLTLTRERCEFLKLPPMAARNGTVYSTAFTVSIEAAEGVTTGISAADRAKTVQVAVAKASQATDLVQPGHIFPLQAVDGGVLMRAGHTEAGCDLAAMAGCSPSSVICEIMKDDGTMARLPDLQIFAAEHGLKIGTIADLIEYRSRNESLVERIGSRTLQTAHGEFTAHAFRDQPSQTVHLALVKGQWSADSEVAVRVHEPLSVLDALEVNRAMHSWSLDASLSYINDQGCGVAVLLNCGESADQLLAQFEGRARSAQAPERGKMDLRTYGVGAQILRECGVHKMKLMGKPRRMPSMTGYGLEITAYIPKE
- the nusB gene encoding transcription antitermination factor NusB, which translates into the protein MNDQNSTTLITEEGKKPVAGTRKSSAKPARSRSREFALQALYQHIVGRNEASDIDVFTRDLSGFHKADSAHYDALLYGCIEQSSTLDALIGPKLDRNFAEISPVEHAIMWIGAYEMQHCLDVPWRVVLNECIELAKDFGGTDGHKYVNAVLNGLAPELRSAEVQADRQSGRAK
- the ribH gene encoding 6,7-dimethyl-8-ribityllumazine synthase, producing the protein MFEAQKGQADELDGQFLHIGIVQARFNEDITNALAKACIEELEALGVTSIDHVMVPGALEVPVALQAMAERAEYDALIALGCIIRGETYHFELVANESGAGVSRVSLDYNLPIANAILTTENLDQAIARQTEKGRDAARVAVEMACIMDDLSADLAEEFDDEENA